The Amphiura filiformis chromosome 6, Afil_fr2py, whole genome shotgun sequence genome segment GCCTAGAAATAAAGGGTACACCCATGTATATGACATTAGGGAACACGCATATGAAATTAGGGTACACTTATGTATATGAAATTAGGGTACACACAAATGAAATTAGGGTACACCCATGTATATAAGCTAAGTAATTTTGGCATTTACCAATACATTTTCAATAACTTTAAAACCCTAGAATGTCCATCCATGCTGGTCAGATCATGAAAAAGATGATCAAAACAACCAAAGTATAGTTGGAGGATGCATTATTGGTCCATattgacttaagggatctaaaatgagtgtttattatgtttcgacagtatttttgtgggacatgagagcacctcagacctatcgaattgcattctgaatactgaagcatgtctttctgatatcaaataattttcatttttgaaaatcacaatataatacaaattttatgacaaattataaaaatttgatatttttcaaattttgatatataacagtcctcgaagtaaattatataaatctaatgacatattttaaagtgtatgtagcaggaggaaaagtcgacggtcaattgaaaattttgacctttcatattgaagatatggattttttcccaaaaagacctaatttttttgtggtgttttggaaaaaaatccatatcttcaatacgaaaggtcaaaattttcaattgatcgtcggcttttcatcccactttaagtataaatcatctgatttataaagtttacttcaagtactgttaaatatcaaaaatatcaattttaatgatttgccataaaatgtgtattaaattgctaatttcaaaaatcaaaattatttgatatcagaatgacattcttcgtattcagaatgcaattcgatatgtctgatgtgctctaatgtcccataataaatactgtccaaacgctcataccccagcccttaacttttGGATTTTGCATACACTTTCACTGGCTTTATGCAAGCCCTATGTGAACTGCAATGACCAGAGTAATATGGTATAAATTTTGATGACTCTGAGAAAGACATATCTCAAATAACTGTATGTTTGATTGCTTGTGATATGCATGCATTTAGTGCATGCCCAACAGGAGTAAAATGTGCTTCACATGAGAGGAATTAAAACTCAATGTATATCACAGACAATCATACCTACAGCTACTGATGGAGATGTCTATCCGCAACATAGCCATCAAAGTTTTAAGCGTCTAAATGTTATGCAAGGAAAACATTTATACTTCAAAGATACATCAGAGCAAGCCCATCGTACTTCTGATTTTCTCCTAGCAATACTACTCTCCCTAATTGGATAGAGGAAAACCAGTTAGAATTCATCTACCTAGAGCTGAAGAATAGGTCCAAGTCTCATTCATGCTCATACACAACTTGCTGCAGTATAGATATTAATACAGGGATTGATCGAAAATATCTGAAATCCATGCAGCCGTCTTTTTCACATATTAATGAAACTTTTACAAGTGTTTGCCATATCTTACGGTATTACCCACGGCTTATCCACAAGACAGAAAGCCTTTAAAAATTACCAGTAAGTGAGTACGCATTTCAATTATGTTTTGTGCACTTTGTGTAACAATTGGCCTTCAATTAGGGTTTAAAAAGCCCCCTGCCATGAAAAAATTTTCCGGCTTGCTACATGTAGGCTTgcccaattttatggcaaatgtgaCTTTATTGGTCAATCTGGGGGAAGCCAGAGTGGGGATCAAAATCGCAAAACTACCCCCTTTATTAGAGGTTGTGGGCCTCCTGGATCCACCACGGTCTTCAATGACTGATGTAGACTTCACCTTAAACTTTCGATACAACTTTTGATGAATTTGGGTCATAAATACACATTACTCAAAAAGCAGGGTTAGAATTTTGTCAGTGCCAGAATCAATTTGAATCTTGTAAAGGAATTCAGCAGTCTGTATCATTTGATTTTTTGCATCTACATAGACTGTAAATGTACGAGAATCGATTTTGATTTACCCGGATCTTTTTACAAGAATCTTTCCAACGGTTGATTCCTGCCAAAATTCCAATCCTGGAGAACTGAGAATTGAGACACAGCAGCAAAAACGGGAGTAGTGACAATATAGTACATCATATAGTATTTAAAAAATTACAGCTCGGTGATTTTATACATATTTTGACTAAATTCtttctatacatgtatatcaacacTATAATACAAAGGTTAAAATCATTACAGCTCTGGTGCTTGTTGTATACATACAGCATGGAATACATGCATACGTCTATTTTGTTCTCTATGGCACATAATATACTGCCTGGCTAATGGCAGCCATGCCTATGAAATATATACACACATTTCTTAATAAATGTAAAGAAAGATTTATGCATGGTGCAATTCCACAACATGATCTCGTATAATATGTTATATATACTCTGATCGATCCAATTGTTTGCATTCTATTTGAATGTTTGGGAcgagtagaattgtgctatactACATAGGTTATGACTAGAGGAGGCAACCCAATGAAACTAAAAGACTTCAGGTAACAggtttatgtgatgtgatcaagcaaaatgagtcacttGTTGGGCAGAATCAGGTTCATTATATGTACCATTTTCAGAGCTCTATTTTGATGAACACCCCATCATAATTGGACTTACAGTTCCAGAGATaaggtcattttagtgttgctcagaacaatgaaATACAATGAATGTTGTGTACTActattggctgtatctcaaaatcaatattattagcaacaaacaactcatttagcttgatcacatcacatatttgatTGCAAACATTTAATGTGTTACACCCACTAAAGCCCCGTTCTAAACAAACCAATTAAAAGTATGTGACCACAAAGTTGTCAAGATTACAAGTACTAATTACAGTTTCTGCCAGAGAAGAtaggcagttgtttacattttgagagcgtgcacagcatAAACACAAAAGTGagattctgattggctgattccaccgtctgacaatcataacaacagacacggtaacctgattggctgattacgcAGGGTACACACATCAATCTatgcaagggactgccgttcttctctgaaaccgaaTGTAACTTGGGCATccattgtttgtttgctttttatgttGTGTTAAAATTCTTGGCaagacataaaaaaaataataaaaaataacagtatttaacaaaaatgcacttgagtttacattaaaaaaatgctgCCATATTGCTAAGCTGTGAAGTTTGGAAGGACATATTTGGACTTGATCAGATTGTAGAGCAATCATTGTTAACACAAAcaaaacagtggatggatgttGCCAGAACACAAAGAGAATAGTTCTAAAAAGGAGCAATACAACCTTGTCTTAAACCTTTTCTTTGAAGATTTTTGTTAAATATACAGAGCTATAGCTTATTTAAAATCACAGTTGAGCTAATATAGCTCATTTGTGGAATATAAATGCATGAAAGGCTTCCCCTTCCAGCAACATGGTGCATATTTTGATCAATATCATGTTTCTATTAATTAAGTCATCATTAATGCTCCAAAATAATATATTCTtttacattaaaggggcattttgtgattcacagcctcatcccccacttgtgagatttttataccactggaaatctctTGCTACGAAATGTTTACCTGCATTCTTGCAGATTTCttttgcttggcaaaaatatcatcaaatttatataaTCTGCTGCAGAATGAAATTATAACACAGCAgcctatagagcagtgtaatataatcatgcataacttgcaaacacgaaatcggaatcaaatgaaattttgggaattagcttttttcatagatatctacagaaaaatgtcataaaaagagaatgctagaatcacaaaacacTCCTTTAAGCAAATTAATTAAATTGTCAATTTGTAAAGATTTGTCATGGAAAATgcgaaaaaaaaaccaacaaagaGAATGCAAATTTGCTACTAACAAATTATTGGTTTGAGTCGCCGCTTTCTAGACCTAATTCACCTACAGTAGATGAGAGTTCCGAGGCATTATCTCCTTCCCCATTTGATACTATGTTACCAAGGTGAGGAGATGAGGATGAGGTATGCTGTGCTTCAACAAGCATGGGAGACAGTGATTCTCCATGAATGGATGATGAGGATGACATCCCATCTAGAGCTGTAGATACTGCATCTAAGAAGAAAAAAAgagatacaaaatattttttaatgtgtttcGTAAAATGTCATGTGTCCCGGGCCAATTACAAGATCAGAAATAGCAACGTTTGTGAAGAATGAACATATTAACATGACCTCAAATGCCCCCCTCACACTCATTGTGTTGAAATCACATACGCAATTGTACAGTTTGTACCCAAGGTTTCTTGTGTCCAAGCCCTATTGAAAACTTTTGACCTTGTATCTGTTGACATCACACATGTCAATGTACCCAAGGGTCATGTGGGAGAAATCCTCAAAAAGACCTGCATTCACATTTTTCAGCACACAAACACAAATACAGCAAATGAAGCCCATTTCATAGTCACATTTCCTACTCAACAGTCTTCGGCGGTGACAATAAGTTCAGAATGTGTTACTTTTAACACCATTTTAgaatatatttcaaatatatcaatttaataTCACAGGTGTACTATAGTATTCAGCAAATTCATTCAGCAGTGTCTGTCTGCTCTCAGTGCTCTGattattgtttaaaaagaactaggtcatacGTTGCTTGATCAGCAAATGAGATACTGATATGATGGTGACATGAttctattaaccaatcagaaccaCAGTTCTATGTTTACAATATAAACAGTGCCAAATCTCAGactgctgaagaaccttgctgaaaactaTCACATATTATTCTTTGAAAATAACCTTAAGATATTAGCATCATTGTATTGGCTAAAATAATTCAGGTTAATCTAATCCTATCAAGTTACCCAAATGACCCAAGATTAACTAGTTGTGGTTCACAAACATTTCAATTTGCCTGGTGATGGTTGTTTATTTTTCGTCACCTAATGGCTCAAATGTATGTTATGACGTCAGTGCAAATTGTAACAAATGTTGAACAACTTACTTGATGCGTTTACAACTGTCAATGGGCAAGTAGGTCTAGAAATTTGGACAGAATCTGAAAATCCATTCTTGAACAGTTTCTCCTGAATTGATTTGTGTGAATCTAAAGAGGTTCTTGTAGATTTTTCAGCCTAAACACtaaggggggggaggggggagggggtgaaCAATCTAAGGATTCTCGTAAATTGCTCTTTACAGAAGTAAATTCTACCTTTGGCCCTGATTCCATCCACTAAGTTACACCAACCTGTTCTGCTTGTAGATGATTGTTCAGTTGTTGCTGGGGTATGTGCAAGGTTGGCAAGGGATTCTGGCCAGAAGCGCTGAGTTGAGGGTCGATTCTGGGTCTTTGCTTTCTTCGTTTTGGCACCAGGGTCAGGGTTGCTTGCATCAAGCATTGGTTGTAGTATTCTTCTCCTTGCATTGATGAACCTGTAGGAAATAAAGTTTGTTTTAGCAATATCTCCAACACTAGAACTTTTGGTAGTCAATTATTCATTCAGTTTTCATCTACTGTGCTGTTTCCAATGTGTCAAATGTTTTAATCGCAGGCAGCATTGAAATTGTCTCAAAACAGAAACAGACGCCTTGATATATCATAAAAACATTTCCCACCTGTAATAATTAATTATGTGcagccatatcaaaaggatgcacaaGTTGGCACTGACATACAGCTCCTTTCCCAAGTGCCTACCAAAAATATTTAATCCATTCATAACTCCTATAATAATGAAATCTGAGGATTATAAGTATGCTTGGTCCTATATGCCCATCCTGGTCTCAGTAGACCTGTTGGATTTGCTGCTTGAAATCATGGCTACTAGAATGGCCATATTACATTACGTTTGTATTGGATACTACCACTTGTTCTGATAATGACTTGTGACCAGGCATTCAGAAAAAGTGATAAATGCTATACCAACCTGTGGATCCTTTTGATGTACAATTCTAATTATACTCCACATCTTCCCACAGAATGGTTATAAAACAAGCAAGTTGGACTTCACCAACAACCGTCCCACCATTGAATCTAATATAGCCTTAATATCTGATATAGTTAATGCAACTTACCAATTATTAACTTGTAACAAAGTAAGATTAGTTTGACCTGCTATCATTCTCTTTTCATCTTCAGTTGGATATGGATGCTGCAAACAAGAACAacacaaaaatgtgtttgaatCGTTTTAATAAGTATACTTTTGGGAAGAAAAACTGTATTAAAGAAAAAGAACACAAGAAGTTTTCCAGGTTTCTATCCCTCCTTAGCCTGTACTGTAATTGCAACTATAAATGTATGCTATGGTAGAACATCTTTCTCTTTTTGAAACTGATGAGTTGCATGCACTGCATATATGGGTCACAGGTCTAACAGGTGGCAAAGGATTAGTTAGGAAACTTGTGAACATATCATAATTAATTAACTTCTTTTATCCATTTGCACCTACTTTACTTGGACATCCAAATGACTAAACTACATTTTATGCACTGGTATCAAAATATCCCTTTCATCTTGAAACTAACTTACTTCTTTGCAGTTGCTACCATGGAAAAACAGCACTGGCTGGCATGTGTGCCCTGTTTATAGCTTAACAACAACAGGCTCAGGCCAGACTCATGCGGCTATTTTAGCAAATGAGGTAGCCCAATTCTGAGTTTACACCAGTGTATCATGCGCTGAAGTGGAAAAAAGTAACATTCATCTCTGCAGAGAAAAGCCAGTTTATTGATTCAAACCTGCTACATATACCCAAAACacatctacaaaaaaaaaaacccaccctgCCTGAGTACTTACCACTATGTGTTGGAAGAGCCATGACCTCATGATATTCGTTGCATGTTTGGGCAGCACGCCCCTCTTTGGTTTCCTTTTATTCAATAGTTCATTCATCTCTAGTGAGTCACTTGTCACCACCGACACCGATGGTGATGATATTGCTACTGACACAGCAGTATGATGTTGTGGAGTTGATGAGGATGGTTGCATGCCAATCTGTGACAGTGGAGTAGAGCCATGTATAAGCGGCACTACCTGCTGTTGGCCAGATTGTGGAGAGGTCTGAATGTGTACAGTTCCTGGAATGGCCTGTGTGACTATTCCTTGAGGTGTCATTACTCCCTGTGGAATGACCGGAGCATAGACAACTTGCCCAGCTGAGTTGACTACAGTA includes the following:
- the LOC140155041 gene encoding homeobox protein PKNOX2-like; translated protein: MQQASAVQVVARVTGATPTYQETQQVHVVTAQQEETSASDDEVPVTASKTATTIPGMSPEVQAQLEKDKRAVYSHPLFPLMAQLFEKCEQATQSTDPPTSASFDVDIEEFVHRQEREGKPFFSDDPEADNLMVKAIQVLRIHLLELEKVNELCKDFCHRYTTCLKGKMHSDILLRDERSGSTGGGYSPGASPEPQPAVHTPQQVHTPGAGQQATVLGTPTSAGTFILQQPNQNIQAGAQLNHAHFQAATVVNSAGQVVYAPVIPQGVMTPQGIVTQAIPGTVHIQTSPQSGQQQVVPLIHGSTPLSQIGMQPSSSTPQHHTAVSVAISSPSVSVVTSDSLEMNELLNKRKPKRGVLPKHATNIMRSWLFQHIVHPYPTEDEKRMIAGQTNLTLLQVNNWFINARRRILQPMLDASNPDPGAKTKKAKTQNRPSTQRFWPESLANLAHTPATTEQSSTSRTDAVSTALDGMSSSSSIHGESLSPMLVEAQHTSSSSPHLGNIVSNGEGDNASELSSTVGELGLESGDSNQ